The sequence below is a genomic window from Macrotis lagotis isolate mMagLag1 chromosome 7, bilby.v1.9.chrom.fasta, whole genome shotgun sequence.
cagaattgcACAGGACTGATCAATCTCATTATTGAATTATCAGAGGGTTTGGtttatgatattctggagggcataGAACTTTGGATAACAACTAAGAATTAGCTGCATTGCAAatttcagcatattctgtcaggggaaaagacagattttcaatgaaatagaaaacttctaaaattttttgataaaatcaccagagttgaatagaaaattcgatcttaaaataaaagactaaagAGATGAATGGAAAGGTAAACAAGAGgaaaaatgctagtcaagaatGTTAATCTATATAGTTAATCTATATACATTTCTATAAGGAAATAACACCACAACtattgagaattatatttttcttaggaaagataAAACAGCATGAGACTATGGGTATAGGATGACTATGAAAGTGTTGAGACCTTTGGCTATAACACAGTTAATGAGGTTTGAATATAGCTGAAATGATtgtatttagaggatatgggcATAAATGAAACATGAAGTGATTTGGATTCCTAGGGTGGTCTTTACAAattgggacagagggagggagaatacTTAGGGGGACCATGTATAAttaattcatgaaataattttactttaCTAGATTCTTTAGAATATTTATAAGGattaaacataaaaagataatgaagtgatCTTGTCATATTTTATAGTATAGATCGCAAAGGTTGTAGTGCTATAGTGGGACTACAATAGGGACAGGGGAGCGAGTATGCCTGATATTTTGATTAAGGAAGGTTGTAGGCTGGAGTGCTATAGGGACAAAGGAGGAAATTGTACCAGATACTTTCATTGGGAAGAAATTTAGTGTTATGGTTGATGTATTAAAGGGATGGATTGTACTTAGAGGGACTGTATAtgaatagatcatgaagtgattgtGATTTGCTTGATGCCTTGGCTATAATTGGAGGGAATATGCTTGGGGAGCATAAATGGTGCGTGAAGTAATTTGGTCTTTCATGATGCTTTAACTCATGAGGATTGTGAGttcatggagggtacttgaaaagaaggTATGGTATAATTGACTATAATGGGATGTGATTTATtcctcttgagaagtgtatttctaattgAATAGAAGAGGGGAGTGTTAGTTACTATGAGCTAATGtggcttatcaatcaatcagtccatcaatcaatcaatcaactctCTTGAGAAAGGTAGTTCAATCAAGACAGATAAAAGGAGcatattttgaaagaaaggtTGTAGGTACAAGACAAGGTTAAAATAATACAGGCATGAAAAGAAGGAGTATACCAGGAGAGGGTTATGcattagagaagaaataacaaCACATGAAGAAACACAAAGATTTATtataggaaagagaaggaaaagaaggtgtGAATATTAAGGAAAtcctactctcaacagatttgacccaAGGAGGAACAAGATACATTTTCAAGTGGGTTTAAAGATCTAACCTACCCTACTGGGAAATAGAggtgggaagagaaagggaggggaagaaaggactgattaaagggaagacaaaagtaaaagtaatgtcaaagttaaaataaaaaagaaaagttaaaggggaaaagaagcaaacattggtgaggagggaaaactcatacagggcaaatgctcacaagggTGTCAGAAGAAGGGATGCCAAAACATCTGGAAACTCtcaatgaagaaatttagaattgactgtacagcatgggagacactggcacaggaccaccaaTCAGGCATTCTCTtctcagtgagggtgctgcactaaATAAGGAAGACAGAAATGAAGCAACACAAAGGAAACAATGACatccataaatttagagtacTCACCCCAGGTGCTGTCAAGGACAAACTGTCCTGGACTTGTGGTGGTAGAAGACTCCCAGATGTTACTGTTCTGAGCTATCACAGAAGGACACACTATAActtttctcaaacatagtaatgtcattttagtcttctttgataatgaggGACAAGAAACAACCTACCTGAGTAACTCTAATATGTCAGGGTTGATATACTCTATCAGTTCTAGAATGGCAGCCTTGCCCCTAAGGGGCAACAGTGACTGAGTCCTTCTTAGTCATTGCTAACTAAAGCAGCTCCAAATCGGTTTGGCAGTCTGCTTTCTCCAGCTCTAGCATGAGTTCCTGAAGAGTTTTCATGTGCAGAGATATTCTATCCTGGCCTGCCTttgttcttctcttttcctttcatgaTATGAGGTTACTTCCTCCATCCAGAAGAGGTACAATCTGCTGTGATTATCCAATGGCAGTCAACAATAGGTCTCTCCACCGGGACAAGAAGTTTCTCAACTTTCTCTAAAAGTTCTTCAAGTGAATTTGAATGTTCTTGAATTACTCCATACAATTGTGGGCTGCCTCATCTACAGGACAGAGCATATGAGCCCCATACTCTGCTGTCTAACAGAATCTCACTCATTAGGATGTCTGATCATCTTCACAAAAGAGTTTGAAGACAAGGTTGTGAGTATCCCAGTGTTTTCCCACCTTCAATCCTCTGGAAAAAACTGGTTGATGAGCTGTTTGCCCAGGTCAATCAACTGTGCTAGGGGCTTATTGACTACTGGGATTTCCCCACCCTGGGACACTTGCCTTCAGGACAGAGGAATATAGGGCTCCAACTCCCCAGCACAAGAATAGACAGGCTTGCCAAAAGCCATGGCCACACCTGAAGGTGACTGCCTGAGAGAAATAGTTCCTGCAAATGCCACAAATTTTTCTCTGTAGTTTCAGCAGTAATTCCATAGCACTGGCCATTCTCTCTCCAGTAGCTTCTTTTCTGCAGCAAAGAGATGAAGAGACTATGATACCAGTATAGTCAGTGGTTCTGATCATAAGGATACTCTCCTTTTCTTGGAGGAAGCCCCAGCCCTTTAGGTTTTCCAGGAGCAGGTGTGAATTGCCCTAGACTGGAATCCTGCAGAATAAGTTGTTAACTATTGCTGATTGTCCTGAGGCCTCCCAGAGTTCATACCTGGGGTAGATACATTTGAATGGACAATTTTGACCTTACTGAAATGGCTCATATATGTGTAAGGAGAACTGTTATGAAAACATGAAAGTTTAGTTAGATAAATTTTCAAACCAGATTTGTGCAATGTCCCTCTGGACCCAGAAGAGTCTATGGACAGAGCTTTCTAAATCTTGTTACATAAAAGTATAAAGAAATCAGAAGAACATCTCCAGCTGGTTGTTTATCTCTGAGAACAagggacaaaaaataaaattgtctccATAGAGACTGTAGCAGCCTGTGGTGAGTTAGTAAGACACCTGGGTCCAGACATTAGAGAcaatctaatgttctttccaacAGAAACTTGATGCAACCTGTCCAAGCAAAGCCAAGGTGTGAACTCCGGGAGCCTCAGAGTTGCTTCAACTACAAAGGGTTAACAGTTTATATTCCAACCCAGTGGGATTCACAGCTTTTCTGGGAGGTCCTAAAAGGGTGGGGCAAACTCCTATAAAAGGAGAATAACCTTCTCAGAATCAGTCTCTAGTGGAACTGAAAGCTGTTCATCTCAGCTGCTGCAGAATTGAGTATACTGGACAGAGAATGACTGCTACTATGGAAATGTTGCAGAAACTGCAGAAGGAACTCACCTGTGGTATCTGTAGAAGTTACTTCTCTCAGCCAGTCACCATTGGATGTGGGCACAGCTTTTGCCAAGCATGTCTCTCTTTGTGCTGGAGAGCAGGAGTTTCCGTTTCCTGTTGTCCTGAATGCAGGCAAGTGTCCCAAGGTGGAGAATTCCCAGCAATCAATGAGCAGCTAGCACAGCTGACTGAACTGGGTAAGGAGTTCTGCTTCCAGCTTTTGCAGAGGACTAAAGAGGGTAACCACTGTGCCACTCACAACCAAGTCTTCAAGCTCTTTTGTGAAGATGACCAGGCACTCCTTTGTGGGAGATGTTGCCAGACACCAGAGCATGAAGCTCACAAAATCTCTCCCATAGAAGAGGCTGCTCACAATTGCAGGGAGAAGCTCCAGAACATTCAGAGTCATCTGTGGAGGGGCTTAGAGGATGCTGAGAAGCTTCTTGTTCAGAAGAGACCTGTTGACACTTGGCAATGGACGATTTCAATAGAATTTTGCAAATTGCAGAGTCTTTTGatgtcagaagaaaacaaatgccTTCAAAGGGTAAGGGAAGAACAACAGGCAACCCAAGAGAGACTATTCCAGCATCAAGAAAACCTTCATGACCTCAAGGGAAAACTGCAGAGGTCAGGTCATCAACCCAATTTGGAGCTGCTCCAGAATGCCAAACAGCTGCTGACAGTCTTGTCCCAGAGGCCCATTCCGGAAATGAGAGAATATGCTATCCCTGGCATGATAGAGATGCTCAGAAGATTCCAAGTGGACATCACCTTGGATTCCACTTCAGCCAGTCCCAGTCTGACTGTTTCTGAGGATCTGAAGAGTGTGAAGGCTGGAGAAGGCTGGCAGGTAGACACCAAGCATGTGGAGGTCTCTGCATGCCATTATGTCTTTGCTGAGCAGACCTTCAGCTCAGATAAATATTACTTCGAGGTGGATGTGACACAATTACCTCAGTGGGTACTAGGCATCCATAATTCACACTTGAGGACAAGGAGTGACTTTTATGCCTCTGTATTCCTGCTTAGATGTGTAAAGAAGAAGGAGGATTTCTATTTGGAAAGCTATCCTAGGGCATTGAATCATAGAGTGAAAGGCCCTGTGCCAAGGATTGGGGTATACCTGGATTTTCAGGCTGGCATTCTTGCATTTTACAATGTACTCCAGAACTCTCTCATTTAtaaatttcaatatatttcattAGTTGAGAACATTActcccatcttttctcctggtcCCCCACTTCCTGAAACAAAGGATGGTTCCATGATTCTCTGTCCAGCTCATCTTTGTACTTGCTGCCATTTGTCTTGTTGAGGTTTGGGACAGAGACTTCACCCACCCACAGGCTCCCTGGTTGTGATCCTTCAATTGCCAGCCTTTGCCCTACAAGAAGATGAATGTCACTGACTTGATGATGAAGAACAGATTCCAGGGTCACCAGGTGAAGTTTTGTATTCCATACTGCAAGCTGATTTGTACTTTGTCCTGACCCATTTCCTCAAATTTTCAGTAAACCGTATTTGttgtaaaacaaaattaaattaaattttttacaaTTCTCTTTGCACATCTTTAGTTTTGTTCATTTCCTTCACTCCTGTCTAACCCTTTGttaccccatttgaggttttcttagcaaaggtgaTGAAATGATTTGATATTTCCTTCATCCTCCCACTTTgtggatgaggaaaataaagcaaatcGTTTACTTGATTTGTCTAGGGACACAACGTTACCAAGTATCTGGggctacatttgaaggatttgtagAAGATTGAAGCAAAGtaagatttcctgactccagattagagatttcattcattttctccatGGAACTGCTCCCTTATTCAtatcagaaaataaattaatttcaaaggcAGAATAAAATTAATTCCCAATTCATAGGAAGTTGACCTTAGAGTCTTGGAGACTGAGGCTCAAATTCTTTACTGGTCCACATCTGTTTGTGTTACCTTAGGAAGGTCATTTCACATAACAGTGTCTTAGAAAAACTCTTAGAAACCCTAAATCCAGAGGAAGGAACCATTGTTACTGATAGAGCAACTTGGAAAATTCCTTTCCTCAAGTTACCTGCAACATAATCCCACATAGTACTTTTGTTTTAGGggcttttttcctttattattttgttttatttttccaattacattgtgAAGCAATGTGTTTGTAATTTGTAACTTCATTGGCTCCTAACACAACCCAGTATGACCAATAGTAtcccaattcctttttttcacaGAGGAGGAGGCCAAGACTAAGAGAGATTGCCAGGGTCACCCAGAAAGTGAGAGTCTGGTGCAGGACTGAACCCAGTTTTTCTTGAGTTCAAGGTCAAcaatctatccactgaaccagattaaaaaatACTGCCTCATTATAATACCTACATCATGATAGGATTGTTTTCTGAGGTCAATTCCCAATTGTAATTTTGATCCTCTGAGTTTTGGGAAATATGTATGTGCCTCTTTACATTTTGAGATGCATTCAAAGAAAAACGTTAATGTAATAAACTAATAGCATTTCTTTGTCTTCCACCTCCTTCTTaagtatatttatttcataaaagatAGTGAATAGATGATGAGGTAGATGGTGTTTTGGACTTGCTTCTTGGAAGGATCTGGGTTCTattcaaattctcatttttctcactgATGACAACACTTAACCTTTCCaaggctttagtttcttcatctgtcaaattgaACCTTCTAAGATACATACTGACCATTGACCTTAGAGGATAACAATTAAGAAGGCTTGGACTGGGTCAAATGCAGTAGAGTCAAACTGCATTCTATCTGGAAGTTGTATCTCCAGAAACTTACCTTCTAGTAAATTAAAATATGGCTTAAGACCAGATGttcttttcctccccaccccaccctataCCATCACCCATTCTAGCCCCTATTCATGGAACACCACAGTTAGAGCAGACCAGGGCTGTCCAGTTCCTTTATTACTTTGGCAATCTTGATTCTACTCATCTATGTGTGCATATAATTGATTGTTGCACAAGCCATGGGTCTCTACATAAgcctttcagttttctttctcaaCCATGTCCCTGATATACAACGTGAATTCTTCCTTCTATGAAAGCCTCTCTCAATCAACTAAGCAACACAGCTAACAGGTACCTTTGTTACCTTCCCCTAGACcaattcttctcctttccccaaatTTCTGACCCTTTTTCCTAGGTCACAGATGTGCAAGTTAACGTTTTCGCGCTCACCATCCCATGCCCAGGTACTGACAGCAACCCTTGCAGGCGTTCCAGACACCAGAAGAGTTCCACAAAAACTATGGCGTTATTCCTCAGTCCTtgagcaaatggagaaataagcAGCATGGGGGAAAAGCACGCCAGATGTGACATTGATGAGATTGGACTAGACACCCTGTGCAATCGCTTCCTGCTAGAAATCGTAATGaagttagtattttttttaacttgaaggAGGAATGCCTCTGCTGTTGTTGTCCAGTACTTTTCAATTGTGTTATaatttttgtgatcccattggggTTCTTCTTGGGAGACATACTGTAGCCAatgttccatttccttctctagttcatttgacagatgaggaatttgaggtaAACcaggttacgtgacttgcccagtgtcgaaatgctaataaatgtctgaggcaagatctgAATCAGGCCAACCTGACTCAGAATAGTTGATTTATTCACTTTTTCACCTACTTGTATTTGTCATATAATACTTgcaattgttttctaaaatacctcatgaagttaaatgatttgtccacgTCACACACAGATGGAACAAAATAAGTACTCAGGAAAGAATTGTAAATGATGTAAAATGATCGGTCATTTTCTTATGTGGTCTCTTAGAACCCATTtctttatgttattattatttcccccaatttgaagaaaatgtgaataaatttCAATGTTTCCAATTCCCAAATCCATTTCCTGCCAAGTTTGTGTGTAACTTTGGATTCATGGATTCATCCTTAATGtatccctcttcttccctccataTTCTAAATAACAGGACAAGTGGTGCAGATTTGATCTCTATGAAACCTTATATCTTGTGAGTGAACCCAGGTTCATTCACACTATTACAATAGCCTTTTAAATGACATCTGTTTCTAGTCTATCTCTTTAATCCATCTTTAATCCATATGactttttatgttatttcttattctataaatattttgttaccCAATTTcatacaatagtagtttataccaatcatttttggaaggttttGAATGTTACagtttttcttccatcctcccttcattctcctcccctccccaacacaGAGGGCAATCTGatatctttacattgtttccaggatatgcattgatcaaaattgaatgtattgaaagATATAGCATAAccaaattccattcaaagtaacctcagacagtgtaaaatacttgggagtctatttgccaagacagacccagaatctttttgaaaacaataataaaacacttctcacacaaattaaatcagatttaaataactgggcaaatatcaactgctcatggataggtagagctaatacaataaaaatgacaattctaccaaaattaaaccacctgtttagtgccctaccaatcaaaattccaaaaaattactttaatgagctagaaaacattataagtaaattcatatggagaaataaaaagtcaagaattgccaggagcttaatgaaaaaaaaagagcaaacaaaggtggcttagcactacccgatctaaaattatattataaagcatcagtcatcaaaactgtttggtattggctaagaaatagagtggtggaccagtggaatagactaggtgtaaaagcaggagaggagtatagtaatctgctgtttgataaacccaaagagtcaggccactgggataaaaacttcctctttgataaaaactgctgggataattggaagttagtatggaagaaacttagattagaccaacacctcacaccctttaccaagataagatccaaatggttataggacatagacataaaaaacaatactataagcaaattagaagatcaaggactagtctacctatcagatctatggaaaggggaacagtttataactaagtaagagttggagaacatcacaaaaaacgaattagatgatttcgattacattaacttaaaaagtttttgcacagataaaacaaatgtaatcaagatcaaaagaaaagtagtaaattgggaaacaatctttacaactaatgattctgacaaaggactcatttctgaaatatacagagaactgagtcatatttttaaaccaaaaagtcattccccaattgacaaatggtcaaaggatatgcaaaggcaatttacagatgaggagatcaaagcaatccatagccatatgaaaaaatgctctaaatcattaattattagagaaatgcaaattaaagcttcaccgaggtaccacctcacacctctcagattggccagtatgaccaggaaggataatgatcattgttggaagggatgtgggaaatctgggacactattacactcttggtggagctgtgaactcatccaacctttctggagagctatttggaactgtgcccaaagggcaacaaaaatgtgcataccctttgacccagcaacaccactactgggtctataccctgaagagatgaggaaaaagggtaaaaacattatttgtaaaaaatatttatagcagccctgtttgtggtggcaaagaattggaaatccagtaaatgtccttcaattggggaatggtttggcaaactgtggtatatgtatgtcatggaacactgttgttctattagaagccaggagggatgggatttcagggaaacctggagggatttgcatgaactgatgctgagtgagatgagcagagctgGAGGAGCactgtgcaccctagcagcaacatgggagtgatgttcaaacttgggggactcgctcattccatcagggcaacaattgagaacaatttttggctgtctgcaaaggagagtaccatctgtatccagataaggagctgtggagtttgaacaaagtacaaggactattccctttaattcagaaaaaaacccagatgtcttatggtttgatctggttacctctgagaattctgttctctttaaggatatgatttctctgtcatcacacccaatttggatcgaggtacaacatggaaacagggTAAAGACTGACGGaatgctatctgtggggtgggggtggggggagggaagcaagattgggggaaaactgtaaaactgaaataatatatttaataaaaattttaaaaaaagagtgtgagatgttgatctactTCAGATTTCTGCCTCACCATCTTCGaactttcccagcagttttaattGAAGAttgacttcttatcccagaatctggactctttgggtttatcagcagcagattactatattcatgtccagctgtctcttttgtacctagtctattctgatctaccactctgttttgtagccattaccagacagttttgacgactgatgctttataatataattttagttctgaaaaggctaatccaccttctttgatacttttttcattaagtcccttgatattcttgacttttttgtttttccataggaatttagttacaattttttctagcttagtaaagaaatttttggaagtttgattgattgatattgcACTAAATacatagtttaatttaggtagacttatcatttttattatatgaactcAGTCTATATACATGAGAAGTTGTCATTTGCGCacttatttagatatgattttatttgtatgaaagcTGCTTTATCgatgttttcataaagtttttgagtCAGCCTtagtaggtagactcccaagcattttatattgtctgaagttattttaaatgggatttctctttctaactcttgctgctgtatctcaCTAGTATATAGAAAGGCAGAGGATTTAGGTGAATTTTTCTTATATCCTACAACATCGCTAAAGTTGCTCattatttccaataatttttagatgatttttagggttgTCCAGATATACTATCTTtccatctgaaaagagtgagagttttgtttcttccttcacaattctaattccttcaatttctttatcttttcttattgctgGAGTTAAGATTTATAATgcaatattgaatggtagtgcagcatccttgtttcaccccccccaatcttattggaGATGCCtataacttaaccccattgcctatgAAGCTCATTgctggtttcaggtagatactgctttTCATTCTCAGGAAGAATTCATTTAGTCCTATGCTTTCTAGAGTTTTTGATAAGAATGTGTTCTGTATTGTGTCCAAGGCTTTTGtaatatctattgaaataatcatattatttttgttaggATTTCAATTGATATAGTtaagtttccctaatattgaaccaaccctgtattcctggaacAAATGTTatttggtcatagtatattattccAGTGATAACTTGCTGAAATTGctctgctaatattttattaaaaacttttgtatccatattcattaggaaaattggtctataattttccttctctgttttgaaTCTTCTTGGTTTTGGTATCAATACTGTATTGGTGTcttagaaagaattaggcagagctccatcttcacctatttttccaaaaaagtttatatagaattggtatccattgttccttaaatatttgatagaattatcTTTTCCTTATGGCCCTGTAAATTCTTTCTTAGGGAGATCATTGAtgaattttgcatttctttttctgagataggcatATTTAGGCatgtaattttctcttcatttaacctaggtaacatatatttttttg
It includes:
- the LOC141494014 gene encoding tripartite motif-containing protein 64-like, which encodes MTATMEMLQKLQKELTCGICRSYFSQPVTIGCGHSFCQACLSLCWRAGVSVSCCPECRQVSQGGEFPAINEQLAQLTELGKEFCFQLLQRTKEGNHCATHNQVFKLFCEDDQALLCGRCCQTPEHEAHKISPIEEAAHNCREKLQNIQSHLWRGLEDAEKLLVQKRPVDTWQWTISIEFCKLQSLLMSEENKCLQRVREEQQATQERLFQHQENLHDLKGKLQRSGHQPNLELLQNAKQLLTVLSQRPIPEMREYAIPGMIEMLRRFQVDITLDSTSASPSLTVSEDLKSVKAGEGWQVDTKHVEVSACHYVFAEQTFSSDKYYFEVDVTQLPQWVLGIHNSHLRTRSDFYASVFLLRCVKKKEDFYLESYPRALNHRVKGPVPRIGVYLDFQAGILAFYNVLQNSLIYKFQYISLVENITPIFSPGPPLPETKDGSMILCPAHLCTCCHLSC